AGGCGTGGGAGCGGTGGATCAAGGCGCTCTTCACGGGCGCCAAGATCCAGGTGCAGGGCGAGACGATCCCGGAGCGGTAGAGAGACACGCATGTCCATCCAGCGCACGCCCATGACGCGCGAAGGGCACACCCGCCTCAAGGAGGAGCTCGACCGCCTCAAGCGCGTCGAGCGGCCCGCCATCACGAGGGCGATCGCCGAGGCCCGCGCCCACGGCGATCTCTCGGAGAACGCCGAGTACCACGCCGCCCGCGAGAAGCAGAGCTTCACCGAGGCGCGGATCAACGACGTCGAGTCCAAGCTGGGCGCGGCCGAGGTCATCGAGCCGCCCACCTCCGGCGACCGCGTCACGTTCGGTTCCACGGTGCGCCTCGAGGACGAAACCGGTAAGGGAAGCCGGTACCAGATCGTGGGATCCGAGGAGACCGATCCCGCCCGCGGCCGCATCTCCATCATGGCCCCGCTGGCGCGGACGCTGATCGGCAAGAAGGTGGGAGACACCGTAACGGCGGAGCTGCCGGGCGGCAAGAAGACCTTCGAGATCCTCGCCGCGAACTTTCCCTGGGACGAGAAAGCGTAGCCCGCGGCGCGGGCGCCTACCTTAGCGCGTCGCGCAGCTCGCGGGTCAGCGCTTCCACCGTTCCGCGCGTGCCGCCCTGGAGCTTGGTCTTCCACTCGCCCTCGGTCTCGAAGCGGCGGTCCTTCAGGCGGTCGCCCCAGGGCTTGACCGCCTCGCGGATCGCGTTGTGATCGAAGGCGTCGCGCTTGAGCTCCCGCGCCCGCGCCATGACGTCGGGCGCCACGCGGATGAAGGCGCGGAGCGCCGCGCCCGTCTTGATCGAGTACTTGCGCCCGGCCCACGCCAAGGGGAACACGCCCGCCACCGCCTTGATGTAGTTCAGGAAGAAGCGCTTGGCCCCCTGGCGCAGCTCGGTCAGGCGCGCCCCGCCGCCGATCTTCTCCACGGTCTCCAGGAAGTCCACGATCTCCTCGGCCAGCGGCGCCTGCGAGACGCGGCCGCGCCCGGTGCCGAGCATCTTGATCTCGCCGGCGAGCGGCGAGGTGTCGTCCTCGTTGAGCGAGCGGATGACGTCGTGGGCCAGCGCCTGGTTCGGGTCGGGGTAGAGCTTGCGGCCGGCCAGGCTCACGATGTGCGAGGGGTTGAGGCGCGTGTGCTTGGCGTTGATCGTCACGAACAGCTCGACGATCTGCCGCGCGTCGAGCCTGTCGAAGAGAACCGCGGGGACCTCGATGCTGAGATTCTCGCCCGCTTGCGTGAGCGCGTGGAGCGCCAGAAGCCTGTGCTGGCCGTCGAGCACGCGGAGCACGCCATGCTCCTCGGGGATCTGCAAGAGCCCCAGGTCGTGCTGGCTCGCCATCGGCGTGAAGGTGAAGCGTTTCTCGGAGGTGATGATGACCGCGCCCGGAATGGCGGGCAGGGTGCCCGCGTCTTTGCAATCCCTGTAGTAGGCCACGAGCTCGTCGATCTTGCGGCGGATGACCGGGCGCTGGTAGGCGGCCTCGCTCTCGCCGATCCGCTTCTCGAGCGCCTCCCAGTTCACGCGCGCGCGATTGCCCCGCGTGGCCTTGGCTGGAGGAGCGGCCGCGCCCGCGTAGCCCAGGACCTCGAACTTGACCAGGCGATCGATGTCCTTGGCCGAGAAAGAGGCCTGGAAGAATTCCACGCCAAACTGCTTCACGCGGTGCGCGGGAACGGTGATCATGACCCTCCTCCACCTTTCCTGAGGTCAGCGTGAGTTACTGGGTCCGAGCAGGCGATACTCTAATAGAAGGATAAACCCCTGTCAACATTTGCCTTTTTTGAGACTGCCCACTGGTGGAGACACCCTGTATGATGTGGTCTTGGGTAGCCTTACCCACAACCTGTGGGCAAGCTGGGGATGAGTCCTCTAACCTGGTGAAAAGATTGGGAAACGGCATCCGGAATCGGTGGATTGGCGACAAGTCGCGGATTTCCAAGCAAAAATGGGGGCAAATGAGGCCGTCCAAGCCATGACGGAT
Above is a window of Candidatus Rokuibacteriota bacterium DNA encoding:
- the greA gene encoding transcription elongation factor GreA, which produces MQRTPMTREGHTRLKEELDRLKRVERPAITRAIAEARAHGDLSENAEYHAAREKQSFTEARINDVESKLGAAEVIEPPTSGDRVTFGSTVRLEDETGKGSRYQIVGSEETDPARGRISIMAPLARTLIGKKVGDTVTAELPGGKKTFEILAANFPWDEKA
- a CDS encoding DGQHR domain-containing protein gives rise to the protein MITVPAHRVKQFGVEFFQASFSAKDIDRLVKFEVLGYAGAAAPPAKATRGNRARVNWEALEKRIGESEAAYQRPVIRRKIDELVAYYRDCKDAGTLPAIPGAVIITSEKRFTFTPMASQHDLGLLQIPEEHGVLRVLDGQHRLLALHALTQAGENLSIEVPAVLFDRLDARQIVELFVTINAKHTRLNPSHIVSLAGRKLYPDPNQALAHDVIRSLNEDDTSPLAGEIKMLGTGRGRVSQAPLAEEIVDFLETVEKIGGGARLTELRQGAKRFFLNYIKAVAGVFPLAWAGRKYSIKTGAALRAFIRVAPDVMARARELKRDAFDHNAIREAVKPWGDRLKDRRFETEGEWKTKLQGGTRGTVEALTRELRDALR